The DNA sequence GAGCCTCAGCGGAGCATGTATTACTGGCTTTACCGCTATCCCAGCTGCTTTCAGCACCAGATTCCGCAATTCTGCGAACAACGGAAATCCTGTATTGACCAAATAGTATTTTAAATTGCCTTCCGCCTCGCTACGTAGAAGCCCCAGGTTCTCTAAATTCCTCAATTCGCGCCATACTGCGTTCTGACGCCCGCCTATAGCACGTGCCAACTCACGGCTGTAATACCGCTGCCCTGGTTCTGAAAGAAACAGGGTCAGTAATTTAACTCGCACTTTGGAAGAAAAGAGCCCCTCTAATATTTCCTCAGATTTTTGACCAATAAATGTGGTCATTTTAGTCCCTCCTCCGCTCTCTTATGGTATGCCGACGTGCACGGGCGTATCCAGTACTACGCGATCGTCCATCACATTTCCATCTTCGTCGAGAACAGGCAGCCGTGCCCCTGTCTCCAAAACGTACATCCCCACCTCGATCTGGTAGTCACCAGAGGGCGCGTGAGGATCAATGGTCAGGATGTGGCGATCCATCACCGCCTCTCCCACAAACCATTGGTGTGTCGGGTAGCCCCCGTCCGCGGGCTGGCTGTCATGCTGTCCCCAGACAGGCCCCTGGGTGGCTGGGTT is a window from the Chloroflexota bacterium genome containing:
- a CDS encoding winged helix-turn-helix transcriptional regulator is translated as MTTFIGQKSEEILEGLFSSKVRVKLLTLFLSEPGQRYYSRELARAIGGRQNAVWRELRNLENLGLLRSEAEGNLKYYLVNTGFPLFAELRNLVLKAAGIAVKPVIHAPLRLDKVARHEYIGPRPSERPAVYSPIVTIGETD